A stretch of DNA from Candidatus Saccharibacteria bacterium:
TATGGACATTCCGTGCGGTTGGTGGTGGCCCGCAGTCCTTACGGGAATCGGTATGTTAAGACCGAATCTGATGGTGAACATCCCAACAACCTACTATCATTACCTGAGTGTAAGTAGCTTGTTTAAGAGCCCCGAAAGGGGCTTTTTTTGATATACTCAACAATATGAAGCTTGCTGAATTCAAAAAAAAAGTTCCGCATCCGTTGCGACCGGTAACGCTAATACTTTTGGTTGATGAAGACCGAGTGTTGTTAGCCATGAAGAAGCGTGGTTTTGGTGAAGGTTGGTGGAATGGTGTGGGTGGTAAAGTTGAAGAGGGCGAGACGATCGAGCTGGCAGCTAAGCGCGAGGCCTATGAAGAAATTGCGGTTAGGCCCACAAAACTAAACCAGGCAGCCACTATAAACTTTTACTTTCTCGATGAGCCGATCGAAAAGAATTGGAACCAGCAGATGCATGTGTTTTTGTGCGATAGTTGGGCGGGAGAGCCCAAGGAATCAGAGGAAATGCGCCCAGAATGGCACG
This window harbors:
- a CDS encoding 8-oxo-dGTP diphosphatase produces the protein MKLAEFKKKVPHPLRPVTLILLVDEDRVLLAMKKRGFGEGWWNGVGGKVEEGETIELAAKREAYEEIAVRPTKLNQAATINFYFLDEPIEKNWNQQMHVFLCDSWAGEPKESEEMRPEWHAKSRLPIDKMWPGDRIWMPKVLAGEKVKADLAFNANKEVEEHIIY